From the Primulina tabacum isolate GXHZ01 chromosome 15, ASM2559414v2, whole genome shotgun sequence genome, one window contains:
- the LOC142526362 gene encoding uncharacterized protein LOC142526362 isoform X1 — protein sequence MAKRSKRRPSRHKRDDQRSCMWGLISMFDFRQGRSTRRLLSDRRRVCEQSVGAEHSSTKTTLQGSTEKCEDALVDIQEDEENTMLMLDDIKPSVKELMEEEMINEQGLKNQLNDSEMGLYQVDLKDGQHKKKNPKRKNRICNNSSDMDISELGIEKYLVPGNFEEVPGQKTVDSLDLEAIMEELAKINQRSPKNEKPNLDGDLEVPRDQAVTIVEEEIVAAMKLFIEQRESSNVKHLGEEGKSCCSRELADALQTLSTNKRVFLKLLKDPNSVLVKCVQNLDNARIESGSYLSEEKPINLKSDERISRKHHNFFRRKSTSLESDLSGRDKNNQSSSKIVILKPGSEVLRSPEMGVDVRGVSFQSNYLGNKGGNVRNSSQFSFHEIKRKLRHAMGREKQGISLDGLAVKLSSKHRNVNGGEKGVSGENFAWSSPNRNHFYTEKFTKSSTSLKKGEQDGKMKAKGSAMMDETRQYERLGVSNIYIEAKKHLSEMLNNEDENSESMTEQLHKSLGRILSFPDYNSSPCCSPGKHEDGIIITAHMRLSPHGMVTNNGHLREDNNNYPSSSMPNWDNQHSIFVSSSNDKVKSLGLNVDVGVSDDQECSFENESVIGGTIINEVSNSSSRVVPVDEMAESMLYEDNVFTLTSEAISNSISGDIRNVDFKEGDNKESSTKHLEDSSCRFKSDFVVEDQILSSPTVSPTQSPVSREVEISDCVHDKMERPSPISVLEPLFPDDDISLASTNSQLVEKDIPPLRIHFEEQSSASDQEICVRISLEDEESAFEYVEAVLLGSGLNWDEFLSRWISSYEILDSSLFNEVELFSSRPHHDQKLLFDCANEALKEICDRYFGCFSGLSNHKQNIRPVAKGMDLIHEVWRVVEWHFCEHQSPRCLEQLVERDMARCGKWMNLQSDLEVICFEIWETIFEDLVDDVVPSSA from the exons ATGGCGAAGAGATCAAAAAGGCGTCCTTCACGGCACAAAAGGGATGATCAAAGGAGTTGTATGTGGGGTCTGATTAGCATGTTCGACTTCCGACAGGGTCGATCCACCAGAAGACTGCTATCAGATAGAAGGCGAGTGTGTGAGCAGTCTGTCG GTGCTGAACACTCAAGTACTAAAACAACTTTACAGGGTTCAACTGAAAAATGTGAAGATGCATTGGTG GATATTCAGGAAGATGAAGAAAACACAATGCTTATGTTGGATGATATCAAACCAAGCGTGAAGGAACTCATGGAGGAAGAGATGATCAACGAGCAAGGTTTAAAGAACCAGCTAAATGATTCTGAAATGGGTTTATACCAAGTTGACTTAAAAGATGGACAGCATAAGAAAAAGAATCCTAAAAGAAAGAACAGAATTTGCAACAACTCCAGTGATATGGATATCTCTGAGTTGGGTATCGAAAAATACTTGGTGCCTGGAAATTTTGAAGAAGTTCCTGGACAAAAAACAGTAGATAGTCTTGATCTAGAAGCAATAATGGAAGAGTTGGCCAAGATTAATCAGAGAAGCCCAAAAAACGAGAAGCCTAATCTTGATGGTGATCTTGAAGTACCGCGTGATCAAGCTGTCACAATTGTGGAAGAAGAAATAGTAGCAGCGATGAAGCTGTTCATAGAACAGAGGGAAAGTAGCAATGTCAAGCATTTAGGGGAGGAGGGGAAATCCTGTTGCTCCAGAGAGTTGGCAGATGCTCTGCAAACGTTAAGTACTAATAAGCGCGTATTTTTGAAATTACTGAAGGATCCAAACTCTGTGCTGGTCAAGTGCGTCCAAAATTTGGACAATGCTCGGATAGAGTCTGGATCTTATCTGTCGGAGGAGAAGCCGATAAACCTGAAATCTGATGAACGTATTAGCCGTAAACACCACAACTTTTTCCGTAGAAAGAGCACGTCCCTGGAGAGTGACCTGAGTGGAAGGGACAAAAATAATCAATCTTCAAGTAAAATTGTCATCCTCAAGCCTGGGTCAGAAGTTTTAAGGAGTCCCGAAATGGGTGTTGATGTCAGAGGGGTTTCATTTCAGTCAAATTACTTGGGTAATAAGGGGGGTAACGTGAGAAATTCATCCCAATTCTCGTTCCATGAAATTAAAAGAAAGTTAAGGCATGCAATGGGAAGAGAAAAACAGGGTATATCTCTTGATGGGCTCGCGGTTAAACTTTCTTCTAAGCACCGAAATGTTAATGGTGGAGAGAAAGGTGTCTCCGGGGAAAATTTTGCTTGGAGTTCTCCTAATAGGAACCATTTCTACACTGAAAAATTCACTAAATCGTCCACTAGCTTGAAGAAGGGTGAACAAGATGGTAAGATGAAAGCTAAAGGGTCAGCAATGATGGATGAAACACGTCAATATGAGAGACTAGGAGTATCTAATATTTACATCGAGGCTAAAAAACATCTGTCTGAGATGCTGAACAATGAAGATGAAAATTCTGAGTCAATGACTGAGCAGTTGCACAAATCGTTGGGTAGGATTCTTTCTTTTCCTGATTATAATAGTTCCCCTTGCTGCAGCCCCGGGAAACACGAAGATGGCATCATCATAACTGCTCACATGAGATTATCTCCACATGGTATGGTTACGAATAATGGGCATTTGCGAGAAGACAATAACAATTATCCGAGTTCAAGTATGCCAAACTGGGATAATCAACACAGCATCTTTGTTAGCAGTTCCAATGACAAAGTAAAGTCACTTGGTCTGAATGTTGATGTTGGAGTCAGTGATGACCAAGAATGTTCTTTTGAAAATGAATCTGTAATTGGAGGAACTATTATCAATGAGG TTTCAAATTCATCTTCGAGAGTTGTTCCGGTTGATGAAATGGCTGAATCAATGCTTTATGAGGACAACGTTTTTACTCTTACTTCTGAAGCAATCAGTAACTCGATCAGTGGAGATATCCGAAATGTAGATTTTAAAGAGGGAGATAATAAGGAAAGCTCTACCAAACATTTGGAAGACTCTTCTTGCAGATTCAAATCG GATTTTGTTGTAGAGGATCAAATATTGTCTTCTCCAACTGTATCTCCCACACAATCTCCAGTAAGCCGGGAAGTTGAAATTTCAGATTGTGTACATGACAAAATGGAGCGTCCTAGTCCTATATCTGTTCTTGAACCACTGTTTCCAGATGATGATATCAGTCTCGCGAGCACCAACTCACAACTAG TTGAAAAAGACATCCCACCGCTACGAATCCATTTTGAAGAACAATCTTCTGCTTCTGACCAAGAAATTTGTGTTAGAATCTCTCTCGAGGACGAGGAATCTGCGTTTGAATATGTGGAAGCCGTATTACTGGGCTCAGGTTTAAACTGGGATGAATTTCTTTCAAGATGGATTTCTTCATATGAAATTCTTGACTCCTCATTGTTTAATGAAGTCGAGTTATTTTCTAGTCGACCACATCACGATCAGAAACTACTATTTGATTGTGCTAATGAAGCTTTAAAGGAGATATGTGATCGTTATTTTGGATGCTTCTCTGGGCTATCAAACCACAAACAAAATATCCGACCGGTAGCGAAGGGGATGGATCTTATTCACGAGGTATGGAGAGTAGTCGAGTGGCACTTCTGTGAGCATCAGTCTCCCCGGTGTCTCGAGCAGCTTGTCGAAAGAGACATGGCAAGGTGTGGAAAATGGATGAATCTCCAATCAGATCTTGAAGTTATCTGTTTCGAAATATGGGAAACCATTTTCGAAGATTTGGTGGATGACGTCGTTCCGAGCTCTGCATAA
- the LOC142526362 gene encoding uncharacterized protein LOC142526362 isoform X2: MAKRSKRRPSRHKRDDQRSCMWGLISMFDFRQGRSTRRLLSDRRRVCEQSVGAEHSSTKTTLQGSTEKCEDALVEDEENTMLMLDDIKPSVKELMEEEMINEQGLKNQLNDSEMGLYQVDLKDGQHKKKNPKRKNRICNNSSDMDISELGIEKYLVPGNFEEVPGQKTVDSLDLEAIMEELAKINQRSPKNEKPNLDGDLEVPRDQAVTIVEEEIVAAMKLFIEQRESSNVKHLGEEGKSCCSRELADALQTLSTNKRVFLKLLKDPNSVLVKCVQNLDNARIESGSYLSEEKPINLKSDERISRKHHNFFRRKSTSLESDLSGRDKNNQSSSKIVILKPGSEVLRSPEMGVDVRGVSFQSNYLGNKGGNVRNSSQFSFHEIKRKLRHAMGREKQGISLDGLAVKLSSKHRNVNGGEKGVSGENFAWSSPNRNHFYTEKFTKSSTSLKKGEQDGKMKAKGSAMMDETRQYERLGVSNIYIEAKKHLSEMLNNEDENSESMTEQLHKSLGRILSFPDYNSSPCCSPGKHEDGIIITAHMRLSPHGMVTNNGHLREDNNNYPSSSMPNWDNQHSIFVSSSNDKVKSLGLNVDVGVSDDQECSFENESVIGGTIINEVSNSSSRVVPVDEMAESMLYEDNVFTLTSEAISNSISGDIRNVDFKEGDNKESSTKHLEDSSCRFKSDFVVEDQILSSPTVSPTQSPVSREVEISDCVHDKMERPSPISVLEPLFPDDDISLASTNSQLVEKDIPPLRIHFEEQSSASDQEICVRISLEDEESAFEYVEAVLLGSGLNWDEFLSRWISSYEILDSSLFNEVELFSSRPHHDQKLLFDCANEALKEICDRYFGCFSGLSNHKQNIRPVAKGMDLIHEVWRVVEWHFCEHQSPRCLEQLVERDMARCGKWMNLQSDLEVICFEIWETIFEDLVDDVVPSSA, encoded by the exons ATGGCGAAGAGATCAAAAAGGCGTCCTTCACGGCACAAAAGGGATGATCAAAGGAGTTGTATGTGGGGTCTGATTAGCATGTTCGACTTCCGACAGGGTCGATCCACCAGAAGACTGCTATCAGATAGAAGGCGAGTGTGTGAGCAGTCTGTCG GTGCTGAACACTCAAGTACTAAAACAACTTTACAGGGTTCAACTGAAAAATGTGAAGATGCATTGGTG GAAGATGAAGAAAACACAATGCTTATGTTGGATGATATCAAACCAAGCGTGAAGGAACTCATGGAGGAAGAGATGATCAACGAGCAAGGTTTAAAGAACCAGCTAAATGATTCTGAAATGGGTTTATACCAAGTTGACTTAAAAGATGGACAGCATAAGAAAAAGAATCCTAAAAGAAAGAACAGAATTTGCAACAACTCCAGTGATATGGATATCTCTGAGTTGGGTATCGAAAAATACTTGGTGCCTGGAAATTTTGAAGAAGTTCCTGGACAAAAAACAGTAGATAGTCTTGATCTAGAAGCAATAATGGAAGAGTTGGCCAAGATTAATCAGAGAAGCCCAAAAAACGAGAAGCCTAATCTTGATGGTGATCTTGAAGTACCGCGTGATCAAGCTGTCACAATTGTGGAAGAAGAAATAGTAGCAGCGATGAAGCTGTTCATAGAACAGAGGGAAAGTAGCAATGTCAAGCATTTAGGGGAGGAGGGGAAATCCTGTTGCTCCAGAGAGTTGGCAGATGCTCTGCAAACGTTAAGTACTAATAAGCGCGTATTTTTGAAATTACTGAAGGATCCAAACTCTGTGCTGGTCAAGTGCGTCCAAAATTTGGACAATGCTCGGATAGAGTCTGGATCTTATCTGTCGGAGGAGAAGCCGATAAACCTGAAATCTGATGAACGTATTAGCCGTAAACACCACAACTTTTTCCGTAGAAAGAGCACGTCCCTGGAGAGTGACCTGAGTGGAAGGGACAAAAATAATCAATCTTCAAGTAAAATTGTCATCCTCAAGCCTGGGTCAGAAGTTTTAAGGAGTCCCGAAATGGGTGTTGATGTCAGAGGGGTTTCATTTCAGTCAAATTACTTGGGTAATAAGGGGGGTAACGTGAGAAATTCATCCCAATTCTCGTTCCATGAAATTAAAAGAAAGTTAAGGCATGCAATGGGAAGAGAAAAACAGGGTATATCTCTTGATGGGCTCGCGGTTAAACTTTCTTCTAAGCACCGAAATGTTAATGGTGGAGAGAAAGGTGTCTCCGGGGAAAATTTTGCTTGGAGTTCTCCTAATAGGAACCATTTCTACACTGAAAAATTCACTAAATCGTCCACTAGCTTGAAGAAGGGTGAACAAGATGGTAAGATGAAAGCTAAAGGGTCAGCAATGATGGATGAAACACGTCAATATGAGAGACTAGGAGTATCTAATATTTACATCGAGGCTAAAAAACATCTGTCTGAGATGCTGAACAATGAAGATGAAAATTCTGAGTCAATGACTGAGCAGTTGCACAAATCGTTGGGTAGGATTCTTTCTTTTCCTGATTATAATAGTTCCCCTTGCTGCAGCCCCGGGAAACACGAAGATGGCATCATCATAACTGCTCACATGAGATTATCTCCACATGGTATGGTTACGAATAATGGGCATTTGCGAGAAGACAATAACAATTATCCGAGTTCAAGTATGCCAAACTGGGATAATCAACACAGCATCTTTGTTAGCAGTTCCAATGACAAAGTAAAGTCACTTGGTCTGAATGTTGATGTTGGAGTCAGTGATGACCAAGAATGTTCTTTTGAAAATGAATCTGTAATTGGAGGAACTATTATCAATGAGG TTTCAAATTCATCTTCGAGAGTTGTTCCGGTTGATGAAATGGCTGAATCAATGCTTTATGAGGACAACGTTTTTACTCTTACTTCTGAAGCAATCAGTAACTCGATCAGTGGAGATATCCGAAATGTAGATTTTAAAGAGGGAGATAATAAGGAAAGCTCTACCAAACATTTGGAAGACTCTTCTTGCAGATTCAAATCG GATTTTGTTGTAGAGGATCAAATATTGTCTTCTCCAACTGTATCTCCCACACAATCTCCAGTAAGCCGGGAAGTTGAAATTTCAGATTGTGTACATGACAAAATGGAGCGTCCTAGTCCTATATCTGTTCTTGAACCACTGTTTCCAGATGATGATATCAGTCTCGCGAGCACCAACTCACAACTAG TTGAAAAAGACATCCCACCGCTACGAATCCATTTTGAAGAACAATCTTCTGCTTCTGACCAAGAAATTTGTGTTAGAATCTCTCTCGAGGACGAGGAATCTGCGTTTGAATATGTGGAAGCCGTATTACTGGGCTCAGGTTTAAACTGGGATGAATTTCTTTCAAGATGGATTTCTTCATATGAAATTCTTGACTCCTCATTGTTTAATGAAGTCGAGTTATTTTCTAGTCGACCACATCACGATCAGAAACTACTATTTGATTGTGCTAATGAAGCTTTAAAGGAGATATGTGATCGTTATTTTGGATGCTTCTCTGGGCTATCAAACCACAAACAAAATATCCGACCGGTAGCGAAGGGGATGGATCTTATTCACGAGGTATGGAGAGTAGTCGAGTGGCACTTCTGTGAGCATCAGTCTCCCCGGTGTCTCGAGCAGCTTGTCGAAAGAGACATGGCAAGGTGTGGAAAATGGATGAATCTCCAATCAGATCTTGAAGTTATCTGTTTCGAAATATGGGAAACCATTTTCGAAGATTTGGTGGATGACGTCGTTCCGAGCTCTGCATAA